In Electrophorus electricus isolate fEleEle1 chromosome 6, fEleEle1.pri, whole genome shotgun sequence, a single genomic region encodes these proteins:
- the specc1lb gene encoding cytospin-A produces MKKASRAAGVSGRTTAGAKAQGKAEVPGTMGTGGKATVKIGSALLSKTKSSDDLPAVSAGSGGAPASNSSTTARNKRSTYAAQNTAEVKTKTSSGPGRRGISSAVREPGLNREGLRERSRTTAAKKQSGPSDPMPPKRSRCRASADSEAQPGKSRCDGHISNKAMLESRVKDLLGLAKSKDLEILHLRSELRGMRAQLGLEEQDELEEGCQTEHPPEKEAATLISAADVESTLLLLQDQNQGIRGELNLLKSENRMLKDRLNALGFSLEQRLDGPDKSLRTASLSPEPAGGSSGGGPSSSSCAGVGTRTSSAEGSAGGSTEDLLSEARRVGSPDAVDSECSEAYQPVTSSDDALDAPSGCGSSSESEGGSPGRSRTRRGGDGGGCDGSEVSVACLTERIHQMEESQHSTAEELQATLQELADLQQIAQELSAENERLGEERALLVDSLRQQGERLDLYGRQLDYFRGLLDEHHVSYAAGDEDAKSSRYVELERRYGELSEGARFEREQLLGVQQQLSGALKLAEQENVEAQGLVAALKERVRMAERTAELERREREVAGAELDALRLRAEDEQAELNRCRLQLEQERQRVTQLLTMHSTGDRTDIRHLLDSERLEKKQAETKAAELQEELVHTRSQATQLQDAVSKLEGDFQTFREEVQKQLAEQKRALAQQCSELEEKDTEIADMKETIFELEDEVEQHRAVKLHDNLIISDLENSIKKLHDQKYDMEKEIKTLQRKLREESAEWRQFQADLQTAVVIANDIKSEAQEEIGDLRRRLQEAQEKNEKMNKELDELKSRKQDEERGRVYNYMNAVERDLAALRQGMGLGRRSSTSSEPSPTVKTLIKSFDSASQAPIPSSPAAAVPAVVAAAIPRTPLSPSPLKTPPAAAVSPMQRHTVTTPKSLSSLVDKRASYTELCMSVSRRSSEELKRDLSVTDSAAPTSIMSLGSSSPQLSLSSNSSSPTASVTPTTRGRLREERKDPLSALARQYGGSKRNALLRWCQKKTEGYQNIDITNFSSSWNDGLAFCAVLHTYLPAHIPYHELNSHDKRRNFTLAFQAAESVGIKSTLDIGEMVHTERPDWQSVMTYVTSIYKYFET; encoded by the exons ATGAAGAAGGCGAGCAGGGCCGCGGGCGTCTCTGGCAGGACCACGGCAGGCGCTAAAGCCCAAGGCAAGGCCGAGGTCCCTGGCACTATGGGCACTGGAGGCAAGGCCACGGTCAAGATCGGCTCAGCCCTTCTGTCTAAG ACGAAGAGCAGTGATGATCTCCCAGCAGTGAGTGCAGGAAGTGGAGGAGCCCCAGCAAGCAACAGTAGCACAACAGCCAGGAACAAGAGGAGCACCTACGCCGCTCAGAACACTGCAGAGGTCAAGACCAAGACCAGCTCAG GTCCAGGAAGGCGTGGGATATCTTCGGCGGTCCGAGAGCCAGGGCTGAACCGCGAGGGTTTGCGAGAGCGCTCCAGGACCACTGCCGCCAAGAAGCAGTCAGGACCCTCCGACCCCATGCCCCCGAAGCGCTCTCGCTGCCGTGCCTCCGCCGACTCTGAAGCCCAGCCGGGCAAGTCGCGCTGCGACGGGCATATCAGCAACAAGGCCATGCTGGAGTCCCGGGTGAAGGACCTGCTGGGCCTGGCCAAGAGCAAAGACCTGGAGATCTTGCACCTGCGCTCGGAGCTGCGTGGCATGCGGGCCCAGCTGGGCTTAGAGGAGCAGGATGAACTGGAGGAGGGGTGCCAGACTGAGCACCCGCCAGAGAAGGAGGCTGCCACGTTGATCAGCGCTGCTGATGTGGAGTCCACCCTGCTCCTGCTGCAGGACCAGAACCAGGGAATCCGTGGCGAGCTCAACCTGCTGAAGAGTGAGAACCGCATGCTGAAGGACCGGCTCAACGCGCTGGGCTTCTCGCTGGAGCAGAGGCTGGATGGGCCTGACAAGAGCCTGCGCACTGCCTCCCTGAGCCCAGAGCCAGCTGGGGGCAGCAGTGGGGGCGGACCCAGCAGCAGTAGTTGTGCTGGGGTCGGCACCCGGACGTCCTCAGCAGAAGGCTCAGCCGGAGGCTCCACGGAGGACCTGCTATCGGAGGCAAGACGTGTGGGCTCCCCCGATGCAGTGGACAGTGAGTGCAGCGAGGCTTACCAACCCGTCACATCTAGCGATGACGCGCTTGACGCGCCCTCAGGCTGCGGCTCCTCCTCTGAGTCGGAGGGTGGCTCGCCGGGGCGAAGCCGGACACGAAGGGGCGGCGACGGAGGTGGCTGCGATGGCAGTGAGGTCTCCGTGGCCTGCCTCACGGAGCGCATCCACCAGATGGAGGAGAGCCAGCACAGCACGGCCGAGGAGCTCCAGGCCACGCTGCAGGAGCTGGCCGACCTGCAGCAGATTGCGCAGGAGCTGAGCGCCGAGAACGAGCGGCTGGGCGAGGAGCGTGCCCTGCTGGTGGACTCTCTGCGGCAGCAGGGCGAGCGCCTCGACCTCTATGGCCGACAGCTGGACTACTTCCGGGGCCTGCTGGATGAGCACCACGTGTCTTATGCCGCCGGCGACGAGGACGCCAAGAGCAGCCGCTACGTGGAGCTGGAGCGTCGCTACGGCGAGCTGAGCGAGGGCGCGCGCTTCGAGCGGGAGCAGCTGTTGGGCGTGCAGCAGCAGCTCAGCGGTGCGCTTAAGCTGGCCGAGCAGGAGAACGTCGAGGCGCAGGGCCTGGTGGCGGCGCTGAAGGAGCGCGTGCGCATGGCCGAGCGCACCGCCGAGCTGGAGCGCCGGGAGCGCGAGGTGGCCGGCGCTGAGCTGGACGCCCTCCGCCTACGGGCCGAGGACGAGCAGGCCGAGCTGAACCGCTGCCGActgcagctggagcaggagaggcAGCGCGTGACCCAGCTCCTCACCATGCACAGCACTGGCGACAGGACCGACATCCGCCACCTGCTGGACAGCGAAAGGCTGGAGAAGAAGCAGGCCGAGACAAAAGCggcagagctgcaggaggagctggTGCACACCCGCAGCCAAGCCACCCAGCTGCAGGACGCTGTCAGCAAG CTGGAGGGGGATTTTCAGACGTTCCGGGAAGAGGTTCAGAAACAGCTGGCTGAGCAGAAGCGGGCTCTGGCCCAGCAGTGCTCCgagctggaggagaaggacACAGAGATTGCTGACATGAAGGAGACCATCTTCGAGCTGGAGGATGAGGTGGAGCAGCATCGAGCCGTCAAGCTCCATGACAACCTCATCATCTCTGACCTTGAGA ATTCAATTAAAAAACTACATGACCAGAAATATGACATGGAAAAGGAGATAAAGACCCTTCAGCGTAAACTGCGG GAAGAGTCTGCCGAGTGGCGGCAGTTTCAAGCTGACCTCCAGACCGCTGTGGTTATTGCCAACGACATCAAGTCCGAGGCTCAGGAGGAGATTGGGGATCTTCGGCGCCGCCTGCAGGAAGCTCAGGAGAAAAACGAGAAGATGAACAAAGAGCTGGATGAGCTCAAGAGCAGAAA GCAGGATGAGGAGCGCGGCCGTGTCTATAACTATATGAACGCGGTGGAGCGGGACCTGGCTGCCCTCAGGCAGGGCATGGGCCTGGGTCGCCGATCCTCTACCTCCTCCGAGCCCTCCCCGACTGTCAAGACCCTCATTAAGAGCTTCGACAGTGCCTCGCAAG CTCCTATTCCAAGCAGTCCAGCAGCTGCTGTTCCAGCCGTAGTGGCTGCTGCCATTCCCAGAACCCCCCTCAGCCCCAGCCCCCTGAAAactccacctgctgctgctgtctccCCCATGCAG AGGCACACAGTCACCACACCCAAGTCCCTCTCCTCACTAGTGGACAAGAGAGCAAGCTACACGGAGCTGTGCATGTCAG TTTCTCGCAGGAGCAGTGAGGAGTTGAAGAGGGATCTCTCAGTCACAGACTCGGCAGCGCCCACGTCAATCATGTCTCTAGGGTCCTCCTCCCCtcagctctctctgtcttcaaaCTCCTCCTCCCCCACAGCCTCTGTCACGCCCACTACACGTGGGCGTCTACG agaagagaggaaggacCCTCTGTCTGCTCTAGCCAGACAGTATGGAGGATCAAAGAGGAACGCTCTCCTCAGGTGGTGTCAGAAGAAGACAGAAGGTTATCAG
- the dync2i2 gene encoding WD repeat-containing protein 34 yields MFMDESLDVVGLQTSWKKTHPQAHDSKICQTNQVHTAEVETQAKFFSENGTQTDPHECLADPFLLDRDLSSDLPGLKDFLCRVEDMVIEELVKNAKSHAFDGFEVNWADQNQTVLCLYCLGYPDARKKGLQVTSVSWNCTGSVIACAFGRVDDGDWSTESSCVCTWNLDRRNLNPNQPDMVMDVATPVMCVSFHPKRPSLIAGGLYNGDLIIWDTSRTQDPVLAQTGMSPDAHREPVYEVKWVPVAHRGHLIVLSACSGGRVLLWSLDGVEGKLTLNSAYALVSQQLPQTTAFSKLQTKGGINIGVTSLTLSPWDPDTFLVGSEGGLVLKCTFSSQTVAAVPSDGESVTLHAPAQFSFSPRGGPIHSLHFSPFHRNLFVSVGTDGLAHIHSILQPRPLLALRVSDSYVFGVRWSPVRPLVFAAVTGQGLVQVFDLGHKSLRPVATIDQKTGGQPAYCLEFSPQQLLAVGSADGTVNIWQLSAELTEQGPRETAILEQLANEVAE; encoded by the exons atgtttatgGATGAATCGCTTGATGTTGTTGGTCTACAAACATCGTGGAAAAAGACTCACCCACAGGCACACGATTCG AAAATCTGTCAAACGAACCAGGTTCATACCGCCGAAGTTGAAACGCAGGCCAAATTTTTTTCGGAAAATGGCACACAGACAGATCCTCATGAATGCCTCGCAGATCCATTCCTGCTCGACCGCGACCTCTCATCTGACTTGCCCGGTTTGAAGGATTTCTTGTGCCGTGTGGAAGATATGGTGATCGAGGAGCTGGTGAAGAACGCCAAGAGCCATGCTTTTGATGGATTTGAAGTGAACTGGGCCGATCAGAATCAGACG gtgttATGCTTATACTGTCTTGGGTATCCTGATGCAAGAAAAAAGGGTCTGCAAGTTACCAGTGTGTCTTGGAACTGCACTGGTTCTGTCATAGCCTGTGCGTTCGGCCG TGTTGACGATGGAGACTGGAGCACTGAGAGctcatgtgtgtgcacatggaaCCTGGACCGTAGAAACCTGAATCCAAACCAGCCTGACATGGTCATGGATGTTGCAACACCTGTCATGTGTGTATCCTTCCATCCCAAGAGGCCATCTCTTATTGCTG GAGGGCTCTACAATGGAGACCTGATCATCTGGGATACAAGTCGCACTCAGGACCCTGTTTTAGCACAAACAGGGATGTCCccagatgcacacagagagcCAGTATATGAG gtgaaatGGGTTCCTGTGGCTCACAGAGGACACCTGATTGTTCTGAGTGCTTGCTCAGGAGGCAGAGTCCTACTGTGGAGCTTAGATGGAGTGGAGGGCAAACTAACCTTAAATTCTGCTTATGCTCTTGTCAGTCAGCAGCTTCCTCAGACCACTGCATTCAGCAAG ctACAGACTAAAGGTGGCATTAACATAGGAGTGACCTCTCTGACACTGTCACCCTGGGACCCCGACACCTTCCTTGTCGGCTCAGAGGGGGGCCTGGTACTCAAATGCACCTTCAGCAGTCAGACGGTGGCAGCAGTGCCCTCTGATGGCGAAAGCGTGACACTACATGCACCCGCGCAATTTTCTTTCTCGCCACGAGGTGGACCAATACATTCGCTTCACTTCTCTCCATTCCATAG GAACCTGTTTGTGAGTGTTGGGACTGATGGCCTGGCCCATATCCACAGTATACTGCAACCCAGACCACTGCTAGCTCTGCGAGTGTCTGATTCTTATGTCTTTGGAGTGCGTTGGTCACCTGTTCGTCCTCTGGTTTTTGCTGCAGTCACTGGACAAG GCTTGGTGCAGGTGTTCGATTTGGGTCACAAGTCACTCCGGCCAGTGGCCACCATTGATCAGAAGACTGGAGGCCAGCCAGCATACTGTCTGGAGTTCAGCCCCCAGCAGCTCTTGGCGGTGGGCAGTGCAGACGGCACAGTTAACATTTGGCAGCTGAGTGCTGAGTTAACAGAACAGGGCCCAAGAGAGACTGCCATTCTGGAACAGCTGGCAAATGAGGTGGCAGAATGA
- the setb gene encoding SET nuclear proto-oncogene b isoform X2 produces MSASAAKVSRKEQNSNHDGADETSEKEQQEAIEHIDEVQNEIDRLNEQASEEILKVEQKYNKLRQPFFQKRSELIAKIPNFWVTTFVNHPQVSALLGEEDEEALHYLTRVEVTEFEDIKSGYRIDFYFDENPYFENKVLSKEFHLNESGDPSSKSTEIKWKAGKDLTKRAGQTQNKAGKKRQHEEPESFFTWFTDHSDAGADELGEVIKDDIWPNPLQYYLVPDMDDEEGEGEDEDEEEEEEGLEDIDEEGDEEEGEEDEEEDEGEDGEDDGEED; encoded by the exons atgtCGGCATCAGCGGCGAAAGTCAGTAGAAAGGAGCAGAACTCAAATCATGACGGAGCGGACGAGACCTCGG AAAAAGAACAGCAGGAAGCTATTGAACACATCGATGAAGTACAGAACGAAATTGACAG ATTGAATGAACAAGCAAGTGAGGAAATTTTAAAAGTAGAGCAGAAATACAACAAGCTACGTCagccattcttccagaagcgaTCAGAACTCATAGCCAAAATTCCGAACTTCTGGGTCACAACATTCGTCAACCATCCACAAG TGTCGGCCTTGCTTggtgaggaggatgaggaagcaCTTCATTACCTGACCAGGGTGGAGGTCACAGAGTTTGAGGACATTAAGTCAGGTTACAGAATAGATTTT tacttTGATGAAAATCCATACTTTGAAAACAAAGTCCTCTCAAAagaatttcatttaaatgagaGTGGTGACCCTTCCTCAAAATCTACTGAAATTAAATGGAAGGCCGGAAAG GATCTGACAAAGCGTGCTGGGCAGACTCAGAACAAGGCAGGAAAAAAGAGGCAACATGAGGAGCCAGAGAGTTTCTTCACCTGGTTCACCGACCACTCTGACGCAGGGGCTGATGAACTTGGTGAAGTCATCAAGGATGACATCTGGCCAAATCCTCTTCAGTACTACCTG GTCCCGGACATGGATGACGAGGAAGGAGAGggtgaagatgaggatgaggaggaagaggaggaaggatTGGAAGACATTGATGAGGAGGGGGATGAAGAGGAAggtgaggaagatgaagaggaagatgagggagaGGATGGGGAG GATGATGGGGAGGAGGACTAA
- the setb gene encoding SET nuclear proto-oncogene b isoform X1, with protein sequence MSASAAKVSRKEQNSNHDGADETSEKEQQEAIEHIDEVQNEIDRLNEQASEEILKVEQKYNKLRQPFFQKRSELIAKIPNFWVTTFVNHPQVSALLGEEDEEALHYLTRVEVTEFEDIKSGYRIDFYFDENPYFENKVLSKEFHLNESGDPSSKSTEIKWKAGKVGICDLTKRAGQTQNKAGKKRQHEEPESFFTWFTDHSDAGADELGEVIKDDIWPNPLQYYLVPDMDDEEGEGEDEDEEEEEEGLEDIDEEGDEEEGEEDEEEDEGEDGEDDGEED encoded by the exons atgtCGGCATCAGCGGCGAAAGTCAGTAGAAAGGAGCAGAACTCAAATCATGACGGAGCGGACGAGACCTCGG AAAAAGAACAGCAGGAAGCTATTGAACACATCGATGAAGTACAGAACGAAATTGACAG ATTGAATGAACAAGCAAGTGAGGAAATTTTAAAAGTAGAGCAGAAATACAACAAGCTACGTCagccattcttccagaagcgaTCAGAACTCATAGCCAAAATTCCGAACTTCTGGGTCACAACATTCGTCAACCATCCACAAG TGTCGGCCTTGCTTggtgaggaggatgaggaagcaCTTCATTACCTGACCAGGGTGGAGGTCACAGAGTTTGAGGACATTAAGTCAGGTTACAGAATAGATTTT tacttTGATGAAAATCCATACTTTGAAAACAAAGTCCTCTCAAAagaatttcatttaaatgagaGTGGTGACCCTTCCTCAAAATCTACTGAAATTAAATGGAAGGCCGGAAAGGTTggtatttgt GATCTGACAAAGCGTGCTGGGCAGACTCAGAACAAGGCAGGAAAAAAGAGGCAACATGAGGAGCCAGAGAGTTTCTTCACCTGGTTCACCGACCACTCTGACGCAGGGGCTGATGAACTTGGTGAAGTCATCAAGGATGACATCTGGCCAAATCCTCTTCAGTACTACCTG GTCCCGGACATGGATGACGAGGAAGGAGAGggtgaagatgaggatgaggaggaagaggaggaaggatTGGAAGACATTGATGAGGAGGGGGATGAAGAGGAAggtgaggaagatgaagaggaagatgagggagaGGATGGGGAG GATGATGGGGAGGAGGACTAA